A stretch of the Malus sylvestris chromosome 10, drMalSylv7.2, whole genome shotgun sequence genome encodes the following:
- the LOC126585177 gene encoding cysteine-rich receptor-like protein kinase 25 isoform X1: MIRDQNMANFPSVPKTISLFLLCYLITFLFDHAYADPPYKLCSDVRGYVENSTFQKNLQSLLNSLPSNASVSKLYNTSAGNEPDIIYGLYMCLDYVTNETCHNCINTAHLDIVRICPNSTESVVWEETCQLRYSDVKFYGELNMGDNIALANKENVSDPKKFEYTVKEKLSELAERAAYNVSAKMYATGDVPFEDKVIYALVQCTRELSGDDCDKCLQHAIEDVLREFYFSIGARLLSRSCYLRYELYAFYNGATEASISSSPNNNKGDGRGWWITILTVVSACLAILLLGSCVYLAMRKRNKKGKIMRSEMLILELIITLICFLKAAFLSICSVSSEILRQHVLFPEQRFQGRNLKAEEYPYISLASIHAATDKFSDSNKLGEGGFGPVYKGVLSDGKEVAIKRLSSCSEQGSEEFTNEVLLIMKLQHKNLVRLLGFCVEGEEKLLVYEYLPNSSLNVFLFDSEKRAQLDWSRRVNIISGIARGILYLHEDSRLQIIHRDLKASNVLLDSDMNPKISDFGMARIFAGSEGQANTTTIVGTYGYMAPEYAMEGIYSIKSDVYGFGVLLLEIITGRRNASFHPIKRVPSLVTYAWKLWHDGKGLELLDPLLLDSCDPDEFLRYLHIGLLCVQEDAYDRPTMSSAVVMLKSETVTLSQPEKPAFTTGRFTDHYTETAAGNSSINGLTVSNVMPR; the protein is encoded by the exons ATGATTAGAGATCAAAACATGGCTAATTTCCCTAGTGTTCCGAAAACAATCTCTCTCTTTTTGCTTTGTTATCTCATCACCTTCCTTTTTGATCATGCTTATGCTGATCCTCCATACAAGTTGTGCTCAGATGTTCGCGGTTATGTCGAAAATAGTACGTTTCAGAAAAACCTCCAGAGCCTGCTCAATTCATTGCCTTCAAATGCTTCTGTTTCCAAGCTGTACAATACCTCCGCTGGAAATGAACCAGATATAATTTATGGCCTTTATATGTGCCTCGATTATGTTACGAATGAGACATGTCACAACTGCATCAACACCGCGCATTTAGACATTGTGAGGATTTGTCCCAACTCAACAGAATCAGTTGTGTGGGAGGAGACGTGCCAACTGCGCTACTCCGATGTGAAGTTCTATGGTGAATTGAATATGGGAGACAACATTGCGTTGGCTAACAAGGAAAACGTTTCAGACCCAAAAAAGTTTGAGTATACCGTGAAGGAGAAGCTGAGTGAGCTTGCAGAGCGAGCGGCATATAATGTTTCAGCGAAAATGTATGCTACTGGAGATGTACCATTTGAAGATAAAGTGATATATGCTCTTGTGCAGTGCACTAGGGAATTATCTGGAGATGACTGTGATAAATGCCTTCAGCACGCCATAGAAGACGTTTTGAGAGAGTTTTATTTCTCCATTGGTGCACGGCTTCTGAGCCGGAGTTGCTATCTGAGGTACGAATTGTATGCCTTCTATAATGGTGCAACTGAAGCTTCTATTTCTAGCTCTCCGAATAACAACAAAGGGGACG GTAGGGGATGGTGGATCACGATCCTTACTGTTGTGTCAGCATGTCTAGCCATACTACTTTTGGGTTCCTGTGTCTATCTTGCAatgagaaaaagaaacaaaaagggtaaaataatGCGTTCGGAAATGCTTATTTTAGAGCTGATCATCACTCTAATATGTTTTCTGAAAGCAGCTTTTCTTTCGATCTGTTCAGTGAGTAGTGAGATTTTAAGACAACATGTATTGTTCCCGGAACAACGTTTTCAAGGCAGAAACCTGAAAGCTGAGGAGTACCCCTATATCAGTTTGGCATCTATACATGCTGCTACGGATAAATTCTCTGATTCAAATAAGCTTGGAGAAGGTGGTTTTGGGCCTGTTTACAAG GGTGTACTCAGTGACGGAAAAGAAGTGGCGATCAAGAGGCTTTCAAGCTGTTCTGAGCAAGGCTCGGAGGAATTCACAAATGAAGTTCTGCTGATAATGAAACTTCAACATAAAAATCTTGTTCggcttttgggtttttgtgtTGAGGGAGAGGAAAAACTGCTTGTCTATGAATACCTGCCAAACAGCAGCCTAAATGTCTTCCTCTTTG ATTCAGAGAAACGAGCGCAACTTGATTGGAGCAGACGTGTAAACATTATAAGTGGAATTGCAAGGGGAATTCTTTATTTACACGAGGACTCTCGACTTCAAATCATCCACAGAGACCTGAAAGCTAGCAATGTTTTATTGGACAGTGACATGAACCCTAAGATCTCCGACTTTGGCATGGCAAGGATCTTTGCAGGAAGTGAAGGCCAAGCAAATACGACGACAATAGTTGGGACTTA CGGATACATGGCTCCAGAATATGCAATGGAGGGAATATATTCCATCAAGTCTGATGTTTATGGTTTCGGAGTACTATTGCTTGAGATCATAACTGGGAGAAGGAACGCCAGCTTTCATCCAATAAAACGTGTTCCTAGCCTTGTAACATAT GCATGGAAATTATGGCATGACGGAAAAGGGTTGGAGCTACTCGACCCACTACTACTCGATTCATGTGATCCAGATGAGTTTCTAAGATATCTCCATATCGGATTGTTGTGTGTCCAGGAAGATGCGTATGACAGGCCAACCATGTCTTCTGCTGTTGTAATGTTGAAAAGTGAAACTGTAACTCTTAGCCAACCCGAGAAACCTGCTTTCACCACGGGAAGATTCACTGATCATTATACTGAGACAGCTGCTGGTAATAGCTCTATTAATGGCCTAACAGTTTCTAACGTCATGCCGCGATAA
- the LOC126585177 gene encoding cysteine-rich receptor-like protein kinase 10 isoform X3, translated as MIRDQNMANFPSVPKTISLFLLCYLITFLFDHAYADPPYKLCSDVRGYVENSTFQKNLQSLLNSLPSNASVSKLYNTSAGNEPDIIYGLYMCLDYVTNETCHNCINTAHLDIVRICPNSTESVVWEETCQLRYSDVKFYGELNMGDNIALANKENVSDPKKFEYTVKEKLSELAERAAYNVSAKMYATGDVPFEDKVIYALVQCTRELSGDDCDKCLQHAIEDVLREFYFSIGARLLSRSCYLRYELYAFYNGATEASISSSPNNNKGDVSSEILRQHVLFPEQRFQGRNLKAEEYPYISLASIHAATDKFSDSNKLGEGGFGPVYKGVLSDGKEVAIKRLSSCSEQGSEEFTNEVLLIMKLQHKNLVRLLGFCVEGEEKLLVYEYLPNSSLNVFLFDSEKRAQLDWSRRVNIISGIARGILYLHEDSRLQIIHRDLKASNVLLDSDMNPKISDFGMARIFAGSEGQANTTTIVGTYGYMAPEYAMEGIYSIKSDVYGFGVLLLEIITGRRNASFHPIKRVPSLVTYAWKLWHDGKGLELLDPLLLDSCDPDEFLRYLHIGLLCVQEDAYDRPTMSSAVVMLKSETVTLSQPEKPAFTTGRFTDHYTETAAGNSSINGLTVSNVMPR; from the exons ATGATTAGAGATCAAAACATGGCTAATTTCCCTAGTGTTCCGAAAACAATCTCTCTCTTTTTGCTTTGTTATCTCATCACCTTCCTTTTTGATCATGCTTATGCTGATCCTCCATACAAGTTGTGCTCAGATGTTCGCGGTTATGTCGAAAATAGTACGTTTCAGAAAAACCTCCAGAGCCTGCTCAATTCATTGCCTTCAAATGCTTCTGTTTCCAAGCTGTACAATACCTCCGCTGGAAATGAACCAGATATAATTTATGGCCTTTATATGTGCCTCGATTATGTTACGAATGAGACATGTCACAACTGCATCAACACCGCGCATTTAGACATTGTGAGGATTTGTCCCAACTCAACAGAATCAGTTGTGTGGGAGGAGACGTGCCAACTGCGCTACTCCGATGTGAAGTTCTATGGTGAATTGAATATGGGAGACAACATTGCGTTGGCTAACAAGGAAAACGTTTCAGACCCAAAAAAGTTTGAGTATACCGTGAAGGAGAAGCTGAGTGAGCTTGCAGAGCGAGCGGCATATAATGTTTCAGCGAAAATGTATGCTACTGGAGATGTACCATTTGAAGATAAAGTGATATATGCTCTTGTGCAGTGCACTAGGGAATTATCTGGAGATGACTGTGATAAATGCCTTCAGCACGCCATAGAAGACGTTTTGAGAGAGTTTTATTTCTCCATTGGTGCACGGCTTCTGAGCCGGAGTTGCTATCTGAGGTACGAATTGTATGCCTTCTATAATGGTGCAACTGAAGCTTCTATTTCTAGCTCTCCGAATAACAACAAAGGGGACG TGAGTAGTGAGATTTTAAGACAACATGTATTGTTCCCGGAACAACGTTTTCAAGGCAGAAACCTGAAAGCTGAGGAGTACCCCTATATCAGTTTGGCATCTATACATGCTGCTACGGATAAATTCTCTGATTCAAATAAGCTTGGAGAAGGTGGTTTTGGGCCTGTTTACAAG GGTGTACTCAGTGACGGAAAAGAAGTGGCGATCAAGAGGCTTTCAAGCTGTTCTGAGCAAGGCTCGGAGGAATTCACAAATGAAGTTCTGCTGATAATGAAACTTCAACATAAAAATCTTGTTCggcttttgggtttttgtgtTGAGGGAGAGGAAAAACTGCTTGTCTATGAATACCTGCCAAACAGCAGCCTAAATGTCTTCCTCTTTG ATTCAGAGAAACGAGCGCAACTTGATTGGAGCAGACGTGTAAACATTATAAGTGGAATTGCAAGGGGAATTCTTTATTTACACGAGGACTCTCGACTTCAAATCATCCACAGAGACCTGAAAGCTAGCAATGTTTTATTGGACAGTGACATGAACCCTAAGATCTCCGACTTTGGCATGGCAAGGATCTTTGCAGGAAGTGAAGGCCAAGCAAATACGACGACAATAGTTGGGACTTA CGGATACATGGCTCCAGAATATGCAATGGAGGGAATATATTCCATCAAGTCTGATGTTTATGGTTTCGGAGTACTATTGCTTGAGATCATAACTGGGAGAAGGAACGCCAGCTTTCATCCAATAAAACGTGTTCCTAGCCTTGTAACATAT GCATGGAAATTATGGCATGACGGAAAAGGGTTGGAGCTACTCGACCCACTACTACTCGATTCATGTGATCCAGATGAGTTTCTAAGATATCTCCATATCGGATTGTTGTGTGTCCAGGAAGATGCGTATGACAGGCCAACCATGTCTTCTGCTGTTGTAATGTTGAAAAGTGAAACTGTAACTCTTAGCCAACCCGAGAAACCTGCTTTCACCACGGGAAGATTCACTGATCATTATACTGAGACAGCTGCTGGTAATAGCTCTATTAATGGCCTAACAGTTTCTAACGTCATGCCGCGATAA
- the LOC126585177 gene encoding cysteine-rich receptor-like protein kinase 25 isoform X2, producing the protein MIRDQNMANFPSVPKTISLFLLCYLITFLFDHAYADPPYKLCSDVRGYVENSTFQKNLQSLLNSLPSNASVSKLYNTSAGNEPDIIYGLYMCLDYVTNETCHNCINTAHLDIVRICPNSTESVVWEETCQLRYSDVKFYGELNMGDNIALANKENVSDPKKFEYTVKEKLSELAERAAYNVSAKMYATGDVPFEDKVIYALVQCTRELSGDDCDKCLQHAIEDVLREFYFSIGARLLSRSCYLRYELYAFYNGATEASISSSPNNNKGDGRGWWITILTVVSACLAILLLGSCVYLAMRKRNKKVSSEILRQHVLFPEQRFQGRNLKAEEYPYISLASIHAATDKFSDSNKLGEGGFGPVYKGVLSDGKEVAIKRLSSCSEQGSEEFTNEVLLIMKLQHKNLVRLLGFCVEGEEKLLVYEYLPNSSLNVFLFDSEKRAQLDWSRRVNIISGIARGILYLHEDSRLQIIHRDLKASNVLLDSDMNPKISDFGMARIFAGSEGQANTTTIVGTYGYMAPEYAMEGIYSIKSDVYGFGVLLLEIITGRRNASFHPIKRVPSLVTYAWKLWHDGKGLELLDPLLLDSCDPDEFLRYLHIGLLCVQEDAYDRPTMSSAVVMLKSETVTLSQPEKPAFTTGRFTDHYTETAAGNSSINGLTVSNVMPR; encoded by the exons ATGATTAGAGATCAAAACATGGCTAATTTCCCTAGTGTTCCGAAAACAATCTCTCTCTTTTTGCTTTGTTATCTCATCACCTTCCTTTTTGATCATGCTTATGCTGATCCTCCATACAAGTTGTGCTCAGATGTTCGCGGTTATGTCGAAAATAGTACGTTTCAGAAAAACCTCCAGAGCCTGCTCAATTCATTGCCTTCAAATGCTTCTGTTTCCAAGCTGTACAATACCTCCGCTGGAAATGAACCAGATATAATTTATGGCCTTTATATGTGCCTCGATTATGTTACGAATGAGACATGTCACAACTGCATCAACACCGCGCATTTAGACATTGTGAGGATTTGTCCCAACTCAACAGAATCAGTTGTGTGGGAGGAGACGTGCCAACTGCGCTACTCCGATGTGAAGTTCTATGGTGAATTGAATATGGGAGACAACATTGCGTTGGCTAACAAGGAAAACGTTTCAGACCCAAAAAAGTTTGAGTATACCGTGAAGGAGAAGCTGAGTGAGCTTGCAGAGCGAGCGGCATATAATGTTTCAGCGAAAATGTATGCTACTGGAGATGTACCATTTGAAGATAAAGTGATATATGCTCTTGTGCAGTGCACTAGGGAATTATCTGGAGATGACTGTGATAAATGCCTTCAGCACGCCATAGAAGACGTTTTGAGAGAGTTTTATTTCTCCATTGGTGCACGGCTTCTGAGCCGGAGTTGCTATCTGAGGTACGAATTGTATGCCTTCTATAATGGTGCAACTGAAGCTTCTATTTCTAGCTCTCCGAATAACAACAAAGGGGACG GTAGGGGATGGTGGATCACGATCCTTACTGTTGTGTCAGCATGTCTAGCCATACTACTTTTGGGTTCCTGTGTCTATCTTGCAatgagaaaaagaaacaaaaagg TGAGTAGTGAGATTTTAAGACAACATGTATTGTTCCCGGAACAACGTTTTCAAGGCAGAAACCTGAAAGCTGAGGAGTACCCCTATATCAGTTTGGCATCTATACATGCTGCTACGGATAAATTCTCTGATTCAAATAAGCTTGGAGAAGGTGGTTTTGGGCCTGTTTACAAG GGTGTACTCAGTGACGGAAAAGAAGTGGCGATCAAGAGGCTTTCAAGCTGTTCTGAGCAAGGCTCGGAGGAATTCACAAATGAAGTTCTGCTGATAATGAAACTTCAACATAAAAATCTTGTTCggcttttgggtttttgtgtTGAGGGAGAGGAAAAACTGCTTGTCTATGAATACCTGCCAAACAGCAGCCTAAATGTCTTCCTCTTTG ATTCAGAGAAACGAGCGCAACTTGATTGGAGCAGACGTGTAAACATTATAAGTGGAATTGCAAGGGGAATTCTTTATTTACACGAGGACTCTCGACTTCAAATCATCCACAGAGACCTGAAAGCTAGCAATGTTTTATTGGACAGTGACATGAACCCTAAGATCTCCGACTTTGGCATGGCAAGGATCTTTGCAGGAAGTGAAGGCCAAGCAAATACGACGACAATAGTTGGGACTTA CGGATACATGGCTCCAGAATATGCAATGGAGGGAATATATTCCATCAAGTCTGATGTTTATGGTTTCGGAGTACTATTGCTTGAGATCATAACTGGGAGAAGGAACGCCAGCTTTCATCCAATAAAACGTGTTCCTAGCCTTGTAACATAT GCATGGAAATTATGGCATGACGGAAAAGGGTTGGAGCTACTCGACCCACTACTACTCGATTCATGTGATCCAGATGAGTTTCTAAGATATCTCCATATCGGATTGTTGTGTGTCCAGGAAGATGCGTATGACAGGCCAACCATGTCTTCTGCTGTTGTAATGTTGAAAAGTGAAACTGTAACTCTTAGCCAACCCGAGAAACCTGCTTTCACCACGGGAAGATTCACTGATCATTATACTGAGACAGCTGCTGGTAATAGCTCTATTAATGGCCTAACAGTTTCTAACGTCATGCCGCGATAA
- the LOC126585186 gene encoding cysteine-rich receptor-like protein kinase 44, giving the protein MDKDKLPVMLFAIIPLLMPAALSATDPLTSFCSGGDRKSQFESNLERLLESLSSNTSIKGGFYNDTIGDGRDIVYGQALCRWDVNSTVCQNCVDEASKEIFKRCKTTDAMIWYELCQVQYSYQMFFQLMVYTGKYPDKNNQEKNISTPHDFNDVLNSLMINLSEAAAFSPSKNMFATGKIKFSGKDTIYGLQQCTRDISASDCHSCLNFASTDLLGCCSSKQGGTVVSRNCNVRFELFPFFNDASNSLVIHPHSKGDRLKNGKAVILVSASIILLAAIVFCAVHLRRKKGSGDVKDEEKNEQVLLQDLASPTGITISEEGMFIISEELAFMDLAAIKIATNDFSDLNKLGQGGFGTVYKGLLPDGKEVAVKRLSKKSWQGLEEFKNEVVTIAKLQHKNLVRLLACSFEGEEKLLLYEFMPNKSLDVFIFDLERRAELNWKIYYNIIEGIARGLLYLHEDSRLRIIHRDLKPSNVLLDYEMVAKISDFGMARIFCESQNTANTKRVVGTIGYMAPEYAMEGLFSVKSDVFSFGVILLEIISGKRNSGFYLTEHAKTLLAYAWRLWKDGKQLEFIEPLLMETCPTAEVLKCMHIGLLCVQEDPAERPTMSTVVVLLGSESIDLPEPKQPAIFAVRRVAPISESTTDPASNGLTLSIISPR; this is encoded by the exons ATGGATAAAGATAAACTTCCTGTAATGCTTTTTGCAATTATTCCGCTGTTGATGCCAGCCGCCCTTTCTGCTACTGATCCCCTTACAAGTTTTTGTTCAGGTGGTGACAGAAAGAGCCAATTTGAAAGCAATCTCGAGCGGCTACTTGAGTCGTTATCTTCCAACACTTCGATCAAAGGAGGTTTCTATAACGATACGATTGGAGATGGACGGGACATAGTCTATGGACAAGCACTTTGTAGATGGGATGTTAACTCCACAGTTTGTCAAAACTGTGTCGATGAAGCAAGCAAGGAAATCTTCAAGAGGTGCAAAACAACAGATGCAATGATTTGGTACGAGCTATGTCAAGTTCAATATTCTTACCAGATGTTCTTTCAACTAATGGTTTACACCGGAAAGTATCCGGACAAGAATAATCAGGAGAAGAACATATCAACTCCACACGATTTCAATGATGTATTGAACTCTTTAATGATAAACCTCTCTGAAGCAGCCGCGTTTAGTCCCTCCAAGAATATGTTTGCAACtgggaaaattaaattttcaggAAAGGATACAATTTATGGCTTACAGCAGTGTACTAGAGACATATCTGCAAGTGACTGCCATAGCTGTTTGAATTTTGCTAGCACAGATCTTCTGGGATGTTGCTCTTCTAAACAAGGTGGAACTGTTGTTAGTAGGAATTGCAATGTGAGGTTTGAGCTGTTCCCCTTTTTTAACGACGCTTCAAATTCTTTGGTAATCCATCCACATTCCAAAG GGGACAGATTGAAAAATGGGAAGGCAGTTATACTTGTTTCTGCATCCATCATACTGTTAGCAGCCATTGTATTTTGTGCTGTCCATCTCAGGCGCAAAAAGGGATCAGGGGATGTCAAAG atgaAGAAAAAAACGAGCAAGTACTATTACAAGATTTGGCAAGCCCCACTGGAATCACAATCTCAGAAGAAGGGATGTTCATAATTTCTGAAGAGCTGGCCTTCATGGATCTAGCTGCTATAAAGATAGCTACGAATGACTTTTCGGATTTAAACAAGCTTGGACAAGGTGGGTTTGGTACTGTTTACAAG GGTTTGCTACCAGATGGGAAAGAAGTTGCCGTCAAAAGACTGTCGAAGAAGTCATGGCAAGGCTTAGAGGAGTTCAAAAATGAGGTGGTAACCATtgcaaaacttcaacacaagaACCTGGTGCGGCTCTTGGCATGCAGCTTTGAGGGAGAGGAAAAGCTGCTTTTGTACGAGTTCATGCCAAATAAAAGCCTTGATGTTTTTATCTTTG ATTTAGAAAGACGAGCTGAACTCAATTGGAAGATTTATTACAACATTATTGAAGGCATTGCTAGAGGACTTCTGTATCTTCATGAGGACTCGCGGCTTAGAATCATTCACAGGGATTTAAAGCCTAGCAATGTATTGTTGGACTATGAAATGGTTGCCAAAATATCAGACTTCGGCATGGCAAGGATATTTTGTGAGAGCCAGAACACAGCTAACACTAAAAGAGTTGTAGGAACAAT CGGTTATATGGCTCCAGAGTACGCAATGGAGGGTCTATTCTCGGTCAAATCTGATGTCTTCAGCTTTGGTGTAATCTTGCTAGAGATTATTAGTGGGAAAAGGAATAGTGGGTTCTATCTCACAGAACATGCCAAGACACTCCTTGCATAT GCATGGAGGCTATGGAAGGACGGAAAACAGTTGGAATTTATTGAGCCCTTGTTGATGGAAACTTGCCCAACAGCCGAGGTTTTGAAGTGCATGCATATTGGTCTTTTGTGTGTCCAGGAAGACCCTGCAGAGAGACCTACAATGTCAACTGTTGTTGTATTGCTGGGAAGTGAATCGATAGATCTTCCTGAACCAAAGCAACCGGCAATATTTGCTGTACGAAGAGTTGCCCCAATCAGTGAGTCTACAACTGATCCTGCTTCAAATGGGCTCACTCTTTCCATCATTTCGCCGAGGTGA